A region of Lichenibacterium dinghuense DNA encodes the following proteins:
- a CDS encoding helix-turn-helix domain-containing protein, with amino-acid sequence MNALVEEAARHWHFVSPLLTRPATEADYDRLTVLLDDVLSMIADDPEHELAGLASAMGDLLASYDEEHRPMPPVAGVDALRYLMEEHGITPDGLPEIGSAAAVSDVLDGAASIDARQARGLGNRFALAADVFLVP; translated from the coding sequence ATGAACGCCCTCGTCGAGGAAGCTGCCCGCCACTGGCATTTCGTGTCGCCGCTCCTGACGAGGCCCGCGACGGAAGCCGACTACGACAGGCTCACGGTCCTCCTCGACGACGTCCTGTCGATGATCGCGGACGATCCCGAACATGAACTCGCCGGGCTGGCGTCGGCGATGGGGGATCTCCTTGCATCCTACGACGAAGAGCATCGGCCCATGCCGCCCGTCGCGGGCGTCGATGCCCTGCGGTACCTCATGGAGGAGCATGGGATCACCCCCGACGGCCTTCCCGAGATCGGGTCGGCGGCCGCCGTGTCCGACGTTCTGGACGGCGCGGCATCGATCGACGCGCGCCAAGCCCGCGGGCTCGGGAACCGCTTCGCCCTGGCCGCCGACGTGTTCCTGGTTCCGTGA
- a CDS encoding polyhydroxyalkanoate depolymerase, giving the protein MKVTYPMYEMMHLALAPSRALSDYTRLLFKNPLNPWTYTPVGRNIAASAELFERMTRRYGKPVFGLDHTTVDGRTLAVTETPVWERPFCKLLHFKKHDDGGAAPRSRMLVVAPLSGHYATLLRGTVDALLPHFDVYVTDWADARMVPLAMGKFDLDDYIGYLIDILRVLGGEGVPVHTLGVCQPAVPLIIAAAHMEKTGDPLHPTSMTLMGGPIDTRCSPTAVNQLAVERGTEWFRENCLETVPFPYPGMGREVYPGYLQLSGFMAMNMDRHVGAHQDMFYHLVNGDGDSAEKHRDFYDEYMAVLDLTAEYYMQTIEQVFVRQSLPKGEFVYAGDRIDLGDIRRTALMTVEGEKDDISGVGQTNAAQRLCRNLPDALKLHYLQPGVGHYGVFNGSRYRKEIVPRMVEFARRVERAGETSTVIPLRSRAV; this is encoded by the coding sequence ATGAAGGTCACTTATCCGATGTACGAGATGATGCATCTCGCACTGGCGCCGTCCCGCGCCTTGTCGGACTACACGCGGCTCCTCTTCAAGAACCCGCTGAACCCCTGGACCTACACGCCAGTCGGCCGCAACATCGCGGCCTCGGCCGAACTGTTCGAGCGCATGACGCGCCGCTACGGCAAGCCGGTCTTCGGGCTCGACCACACGACGGTCGACGGGCGCACCCTCGCGGTCACCGAGACGCCCGTGTGGGAGCGACCCTTCTGCAAGCTGCTGCATTTCAAGAAGCATGACGACGGCGGCGCGGCCCCGCGCTCGCGCATGCTGGTGGTGGCGCCCCTGTCCGGCCACTACGCGACGCTGCTGCGCGGCACAGTGGACGCGCTGCTGCCCCACTTCGACGTCTACGTCACCGACTGGGCGGACGCCCGCATGGTGCCGCTGGCGATGGGCAAGTTCGACCTCGACGACTACATCGGCTACCTGATCGACATCCTCCGCGTGCTCGGCGGGGAGGGCGTGCCGGTCCACACGCTGGGCGTCTGCCAGCCGGCTGTGCCGCTGATCATCGCGGCGGCCCACATGGAGAAGACGGGCGACCCGCTCCACCCGACCTCGATGACGCTGATGGGCGGCCCCATCGACACGCGCTGCAGCCCCACCGCCGTGAACCAGCTCGCCGTCGAGCGCGGCACCGAGTGGTTCCGCGAGAACTGCCTGGAGACCGTGCCCTTCCCGTATCCGGGCATGGGCCGCGAAGTCTACCCCGGCTACCTGCAGCTGTCCGGCTTCATGGCGATGAACATGGACCGCCACGTCGGCGCCCACCAGGACATGTTCTACCACCTCGTCAACGGCGACGGCGACTCGGCCGAGAAGCACCGCGACTTCTACGACGAGTATATGGCCGTGCTGGACCTCACGGCCGAATACTACATGCAGACCATCGAGCAGGTGTTCGTGCGGCAGTCGCTGCCCAAGGGCGAGTTCGTCTACGCGGGAGACCGGATCGACCTCGGCGACATCCGCCGCACCGCGCTGATGACGGTGGAGGGCGAGAAGGACGACATCTCCGGCGTCGGCCAGACCAACGCGGCGCAGCGCCTGTGCCGCAACCTGCCCGACGCGCTGAAGCTGCACTACCTGCAGCCCGGCGTGGGCCATTACGGCGTGTTCAACGGCTCGCGCTACCGCAAGGAGATCGTGCCGCGCATGGTCGAGTTCGCGCGCCGCGTCGAGCGGGCTGGCGAAACGTCCACGGTGATCCCGTTGCGGTCTCGCGCGGTCTGA
- a CDS encoding alpha,alpha-trehalose-phosphate synthase (UDP-forming): MSRLVIVSNRVTVPEPGHPPPPGGLAVAVHAALKSRPGLWFGWSGKIDDNPAVEPETVERDNVTYTVTDLSTADYNEYYTGFANRVLWPILHYRVDLAEFNRSDLSGYLRVNALFADRLAKLLKPDDVIWVHDYHLMPLARELRSRGFDNPIGFFLHIPCPPADLLFTIPKQEQTIGALSHYDLVGFQTENDRDNYGRYLSMTGAHKGRDATSYALDGRVVRIGAFPVGIETADLAAIAAETVDSQFTRELRDSLQGRKLVVGVDRLDYSKGIVHRVEGYRHFLEREPGWRNRVSYLQVTPKSRSEIPEYGDMSDDVNRLVSEVNGQFGEAAWTPIRYINRAYPREALAGVFRIAAAALVTPLRDGMNLVAKEYVASQDPADPGVLLLSQFAGAAAELDAALIVNPHETEGMAQALRTALEMPLDERRARFTAMFERISRQDIDRWAETFLAKLSETRRSFLIGQLRSLFN, translated from the coding sequence ATGAGCCGGCTGGTCATCGTTTCCAACCGCGTCACCGTCCCGGAGCCCGGCCATCCCCCGCCGCCCGGCGGCTTGGCGGTGGCGGTCCACGCGGCGCTGAAGTCCAGGCCCGGCCTGTGGTTCGGCTGGAGCGGCAAGATCGACGACAACCCCGCCGTGGAGCCGGAGACCGTCGAGCGCGACAACGTCACCTACACGGTGACGGACCTGTCCACGGCCGACTACAACGAATACTACACGGGCTTCGCCAACCGCGTGCTGTGGCCGATCCTGCATTACCGGGTCGACCTCGCGGAGTTCAACCGCTCGGACCTGTCCGGCTACCTGCGCGTCAACGCGCTCTTCGCCGACCGGCTGGCGAAGCTGCTCAAGCCCGACGACGTGATCTGGGTCCACGACTACCACCTGATGCCGTTGGCGCGGGAGCTGCGCTCGCGCGGCTTCGACAACCCGATCGGCTTCTTCCTCCACATCCCGTGCCCGCCGGCCGACCTGCTCTTCACCATCCCCAAGCAGGAGCAGACGATCGGGGCGCTGAGCCACTACGACCTCGTCGGGTTCCAGACGGAGAACGACCGGGACAACTACGGCCGCTACCTGTCGATGACGGGCGCCCACAAGGGCCGCGACGCGACCTCCTACGCGCTCGACGGGCGCGTGGTCAGGATCGGCGCCTTCCCGGTCGGCATCGAGACCGCCGACCTCGCCGCGATCGCGGCCGAAACGGTGGACTCCCAGTTCACGCGCGAGCTGCGCGACAGCCTGCAGGGCCGCAAGCTGGTGGTGGGCGTCGACCGGCTCGACTATTCCAAGGGCATCGTCCACCGCGTCGAGGGCTACCGGCACTTCCTCGAACGCGAGCCGGGCTGGCGCAACCGCGTGTCCTACCTCCAGGTCACGCCCAAGAGCCGCTCCGAGATCCCGGAATACGGCGACATGTCGGACGACGTGAACCGGCTCGTCAGCGAGGTGAACGGCCAGTTCGGCGAGGCCGCCTGGACGCCCATCCGCTACATCAACCGCGCCTACCCGCGCGAAGCGCTGGCGGGCGTGTTCCGCATCGCCGCCGCGGCGCTGGTGACCCCGCTGCGCGACGGCATGAACCTCGTCGCCAAGGAATATGTGGCGTCGCAGGACCCGGCGGATCCCGGCGTGCTGCTGTTGTCGCAGTTCGCCGGCGCCGCGGCCGAGCTCGACGCCGCGCTGATCGTCAACCCGCACGAGACCGAGGGCATGGCCCAGGCGCTGCGCACCGCGCTGGAGATGCCGCTGGACGAGCGGCGGGCGCGCTTCACAGCCATGTTCGAGCGCATCTCGCGCCAGGACATCGACCGCTGGGCCGAGACGTTCCTGGCCAAGCTGTCCGAAACGCGGCGGTCGTTCCTGATCGGGCAGCTGCGATCGCTGTTCAACTGA
- a CDS encoding type II toxin-antitoxin system HigB family toxin: MITQKRIWDAKARWPRAAQALDTWYRLAKAAQPTDFSSLKRIFPATDKVGALHVFDIGGNKLRLIATVDYRFGKLFIREILDHAEYTAGHWKV, from the coding sequence GTGATCACGCAGAAGAGGATCTGGGACGCCAAGGCTCGTTGGCCCCGCGCCGCACAGGCCCTCGACACGTGGTACAGGCTCGCCAAAGCCGCGCAGCCCACGGACTTCTCGTCACTCAAGAGGATCTTCCCGGCGACCGACAAAGTGGGAGCGTTGCATGTCTTCGACATCGGCGGGAACAAGCTCAGGCTGATCGCGACGGTGGACTATCGGTTCGGGAAACTCTTCATCCGAGAAATCCTCGATCACGCCGAATATACGGCCGGACACTGGAAGGTGTGA
- a CDS encoding thiamine phosphate synthase: protein MSEPRTRLFLVTPPIASAEAARPAVEAALGAGDVACVLLRLAPSSERDRKEVVRGLAPAVQDRGAALLLEDPRLVAHTGADGVHAAGADDALAAALDGMKPDRIAGAGHLASRDDAMRAGEAGADYVMFGDAGFAAEGPAPDAVRDEVAWWAEIFNVPCVGFARSLGEVEALGLAGAEFVGLGPAVWDDPRGPGAAVAEARAALDRAEEALAAEEAGA from the coding sequence ATGTCCGAACCCCGCACCCGGCTGTTCCTGGTCACGCCGCCGATCGCCTCCGCGGAGGCGGCCCGGCCCGCGGTCGAGGCCGCGCTCGGCGCCGGCGACGTCGCCTGCGTGCTGCTGCGGCTGGCGCCCTCCTCCGAGCGGGACCGCAAGGAGGTCGTGCGGGGGCTGGCCCCGGCCGTGCAGGACCGCGGCGCGGCGCTGCTGCTCGAAGATCCGCGGCTCGTCGCCCACACGGGCGCCGACGGCGTCCACGCGGCGGGGGCCGACGACGCCCTCGCGGCGGCGCTCGACGGCATGAAGCCGGACCGCATCGCCGGCGCGGGCCACCTCGCCTCGCGCGACGACGCCATGCGGGCCGGCGAGGCGGGCGCCGACTACGTGATGTTCGGCGACGCAGGATTCGCGGCCGAGGGCCCCGCGCCCGACGCGGTGCGCGACGAGGTGGCCTGGTGGGCCGAGATCTTCAACGTGCCCTGCGTGGGCTTCGCCCGCTCGCTCGGCGAGGTGGAGGCGCTGGGGCTGGCGGGCGCCGAATTCGTGGGCCTCGGCCCCGCCGTGTGGGACGACCCGCGCGGGCCCGGCGCCGCCGTGGCCGAGGCCCGCGCCGCGCTCGACCGCGCCGAAGAGGCGCTCGCCGCCGAAGAGGCCGGGGCTTGA
- a CDS encoding glutaminase, translating into MPDIHAVVQEIAAEMAQRPDRGEVAHYIPELARVDPHQFGLAVIGADGQAAVGGDADVPFSIQSISKVFTLTLALGMVGDRLWSRVGREPSGNPFNSIVQLERERGVPRNPFINAGAIAVTDVIAAGHQPRESLGEILRFMQSLAGDATVAIDGAVAASEKRTGHRNTALANYMKSFGVIEGPVDYTLGVYFHHCAIAMTCRQLATAGRYLAFGGRDPATGYSVVPSERAKRINALMLTCGHYDGSGEFAYRVGLPGKSGVGGGILAVAPGRASIAVWAPGLDAAGNSHLGRIALERLAKRMGWSIFGD; encoded by the coding sequence TTGCCCGACATCCATGCCGTCGTCCAGGAGATCGCCGCCGAGATGGCGCAGCGGCCCGACCGGGGCGAGGTGGCCCATTACATCCCCGAGCTCGCGCGGGTCGACCCGCACCAGTTCGGCCTCGCCGTGATCGGCGCCGACGGGCAGGCCGCGGTGGGGGGCGACGCCGACGTGCCCTTCTCGATCCAGAGCATCTCCAAGGTCTTCACCCTGACGCTGGCGCTCGGCATGGTGGGTGACCGGCTGTGGAGCCGCGTCGGGCGCGAGCCCTCCGGCAACCCGTTCAACTCCATCGTCCAGCTGGAGCGCGAGCGCGGCGTCCCCCGCAACCCCTTCATCAACGCCGGCGCCATCGCGGTGACGGACGTCATCGCGGCCGGGCACCAGCCGCGCGAGTCGCTGGGCGAGATCCTGCGCTTCATGCAGTCGCTGGCGGGCGACGCCACTGTCGCGATCGACGGCGCCGTGGCGGCCTCGGAGAAGCGCACCGGCCACCGCAACACGGCGCTGGCCAACTACATGAAGTCCTTCGGCGTAATCGAGGGGCCGGTCGACTATACGCTCGGGGTCTACTTCCACCATTGCGCCATCGCGATGACCTGCCGGCAGCTCGCCACGGCCGGGCGCTACCTCGCCTTCGGGGGGCGCGACCCCGCGACGGGCTATTCCGTGGTGCCGTCCGAGCGCGCCAAGCGCATCAACGCCCTGATGCTCACCTGCGGACACTACGACGGGTCGGGCGAGTTCGCCTACCGGGTCGGCCTGCCGGGGAAGAGCGGCGTCGGCGGCGGCATCCTGGCGGTGGCGCCCGGGCGGGCCTCCATCGCGGTCTGGGCGCCGGGGCTCGACGCGGCGGGCAACTCGCACCTCGGCCGCATCGCGCTGGAACGCCTCGCGAAGCGCATGGGCTGGTCCATCTTCGGCGACTGA
- a CDS encoding helix-turn-helix domain-containing protein, whose amino-acid sequence MALRLQPASIRAARGMLNWSIVELAEKAGVSVSTVKRMEMAGPQPLSFDVYAKVRIAFEAQGVSFLDDNGQGAGLRFKAIMAARPGREWP is encoded by the coding sequence ATGGCGCTCCGCCTCCAACCGGCGTCGATCCGAGCGGCGCGCGGCATGCTGAACTGGTCGATCGTGGAACTGGCCGAGAAGGCCGGCGTGTCCGTCTCCACCGTCAAACGGATGGAGATGGCCGGCCCGCAGCCGCTGTCCTTCGACGTCTACGCGAAGGTCCGCATCGCCTTCGAGGCGCAGGGCGTGTCGTTCCTGGACGACAACGGCCAGGGCGCGGGGCTTCGTTTCAAGGCGATCATGGCGGCCCGGCCGGGCCGGGAATGGCCGTGA
- a CDS encoding DUF6894 family protein: MPRYFFDICDSKGFHRDAFGSECDDFEDARTTCQCLLPDIAREDLPDGELHTVTCDVRDEAGRLVYRGRITFEGTRDPSA, from the coding sequence ATGCCTCGGTACTTCTTCGACATCTGCGACAGCAAGGGCTTCCACCGCGACGCGTTCGGCAGCGAATGCGACGACTTCGAAGACGCTCGGACGACCTGCCAATGCCTGTTGCCGGACATCGCCCGCGAGGACTTGCCCGACGGGGAGCTGCATACGGTCACGTGCGACGTGCGGGACGAGGCAGGCCGGCTCGTCTACCGGGGCAGGATCACCTTCGAGGGGACGCGGGACCCATCGGCGTAG
- a CDS encoding tetratricopeptide repeat protein, with product MIRSAAVIALILAAAPASAAPPLAGVATQPSAAQPFAAPRAGFLPSTTDAGAASAPAGPGVTDADKPYGAFQRGFFATALAQATERLGQNPKDGAAMELIGEIYAQGLAVREDPAEAARWYKLASDNGDRQGSFSYGLALLRGAGVPKSPAAARPYLEKAAAAGHAGALYNLGVLTLQADVDTRDYVKAADYFQRAADLGDVDAAYALGNLYKAGEGVPREPARAAALFKTAAEERNVAAELDYAIALFNGEGVPRDEAAAARWFRRAAASGNPVAANRLARLYAAGRGVRKDSVAAARWHLMARAAGVPDPWLDGVLAGLTPADKAKVEDGMRRTMAN from the coding sequence TTGATCCGCAGCGCCGCCGTCATCGCCCTGATCCTCGCCGCGGCACCCGCCTCGGCCGCGCCGCCGCTCGCGGGCGTCGCCACCCAGCCCTCCGCCGCCCAGCCCTTCGCCGCGCCGCGGGCCGGCTTCCTGCCGTCCACGACCGACGCCGGCGCGGCCTCGGCCCCCGCCGGGCCGGGCGTGACCGACGCCGACAAGCCCTACGGCGCCTTTCAGCGCGGCTTCTTCGCCACCGCGCTCGCCCAGGCCACCGAGCGCCTCGGCCAGAACCCCAAGGACGGGGCCGCCATGGAGTTGATCGGCGAGATCTATGCCCAGGGCCTCGCCGTGCGGGAGGACCCCGCCGAGGCCGCCCGCTGGTACAAGCTCGCCAGCGACAACGGCGACCGCCAGGGCAGCTTCTCCTACGGCCTCGCCCTGCTGCGGGGCGCCGGCGTGCCGAAGAGCCCGGCCGCGGCCCGGCCCTACCTGGAGAAGGCGGCGGCGGCGGGCCACGCCGGCGCGCTCTACAACCTCGGCGTCCTGACGCTCCAGGCCGACGTGGACACCCGCGACTACGTCAAGGCCGCGGACTATTTCCAGCGCGCCGCCGACCTCGGCGACGTCGACGCCGCCTACGCGCTCGGCAACCTGTACAAGGCGGGCGAGGGCGTCCCGCGCGAGCCGGCCCGGGCGGCGGCGCTGTTCAAGACGGCCGCCGAGGAGCGGAACGTCGCGGCCGAGCTCGACTACGCCATCGCGCTGTTCAACGGCGAAGGCGTGCCGCGCGACGAGGCGGCCGCCGCGCGCTGGTTCCGCCGCGCCGCGGCCTCCGGCAACCCGGTGGCGGCCAACCGGCTGGCGCGGCTCTACGCGGCCGGCCGGGGCGTGCGCAAGGACAGCGTCGCGGCGGCGCGCTGGCACCTGATGGCCCGCGCGGCCGGCGTGCCCGACCCCTGGCTCGACGGCGTGCTGGCCGGCCTCACCCCCGCCGACAAGGCCAAGGTCGAGGACGGGATGCGCAGGACGATGGCCAACTGA
- a CDS encoding rod-binding protein — protein sequence MSIAPPSDIILDVAQAADPRRLQAATTKLNAMAAASGGEPADFGALLASAAGAKPRPAAPSPPGASTLVPGPAATLPGLSPYQKFEAVLLQTFVQEMLPKDDKLFGDAASADAYRGMMAEQLANQLARSGRIGIAKMIEHAHGPSSPAHPAPATPAPDEVA from the coding sequence GTGTCGATCGCCCCCCCGTCAGACATCATCCTGGACGTCGCCCAGGCCGCGGACCCGCGTCGCCTCCAGGCCGCGACGACCAAGCTCAACGCCATGGCGGCGGCGTCGGGCGGCGAGCCGGCCGATTTCGGCGCGCTGCTGGCCAGCGCGGCCGGCGCGAAGCCCCGGCCCGCCGCGCCGTCCCCTCCCGGCGCGTCGACGCTGGTCCCGGGCCCCGCCGCCACGCTGCCCGGCCTGTCGCCCTACCAGAAGTTCGAGGCCGTGCTGCTGCAGACCTTCGTGCAGGAGATGCTCCCCAAGGACGACAAGCTGTTCGGCGACGCCGCTTCGGCGGACGCCTATCGCGGCATGATGGCCGAGCAACTCGCGAACCAGTTGGCGCGGTCGGGCCGGATCGGCATCGCGAAGATGATCGAGCACGCGCACGGCCCGTCGTCCCCGGCCCACCCGGCTCCCGCAACGCCCGCGCCGGACGAGGTGGCCTGA
- the otsB gene encoding trehalose-phosphatase, translated as MPPELPPPDACLFLDVDGTLVDIAPTPDAVRLAPGLLDDLAAAERICGGALALVSGRSIAQLDAIFAPRRFTASGVHGAEFRHPDGMTARAAEPIPRSAWDDLAVLLGDFPASFAEDKGFSFAVHHRAAPDTGPRLRAALEVFLAARPGLGLAILPGHFVFELKRPGVDKGGAIARLMERAPFAGRCPVFVGDDVTDLPGFAAVEARGGAAYAVGRDLPGARGTFADPAAVRAWLGAFVRRGAAAA; from the coding sequence ATGCCCCCCGAACTCCCGCCCCCCGACGCCTGCCTGTTCCTCGACGTCGACGGCACTCTGGTCGACATCGCGCCGACGCCGGACGCCGTGCGGCTCGCGCCCGGCCTGCTCGACGACCTCGCCGCGGCCGAGCGGATCTGCGGCGGCGCGCTGGCGCTGGTGAGCGGGCGCTCGATCGCCCAGCTCGACGCCATCTTCGCCCCCCGCCGCTTCACCGCGAGCGGGGTCCACGGGGCGGAGTTCCGCCATCCCGACGGCATGACGGCGCGCGCGGCCGAGCCGATCCCGCGGTCCGCCTGGGACGACCTCGCCGTCCTGCTCGGCGACTTCCCGGCGTCCTTCGCGGAGGACAAGGGCTTCTCCTTCGCGGTGCATCACCGCGCCGCGCCCGACACGGGGCCGCGCCTGCGCGCCGCCCTGGAGGTCTTCCTCGCCGCGCGGCCCGGTCTCGGCCTCGCGATCCTGCCGGGGCACTTCGTGTTCGAGCTGAAGCGGCCCGGCGTCGACAAGGGCGGCGCCATAGCCCGGCTGATGGAGCGGGCGCCCTTCGCGGGGCGGTGCCCGGTCTTCGTCGGCGACGACGTCACCGACCTGCCGGGCTTCGCCGCCGTCGAGGCGCGGGGCGGGGCCGCCTACGCGGTCGGCCGCGACCTGCCGGGCGCGCGGGGCACCTTCGCCGACCCCGCGGCCGTGCGGGCCTGGCTCGGCGCATTCGTGCGGCGCGGGGCCGCCGCGGCGTGA
- a CDS encoding inositol monophosphatase family protein → MIRSALMNVMTAAVLKAGRGLKRDLGEIENLQVSVKGPGDFVTAADKRAEKTVFEELSKARPGYGFVMEEGGRIEGTDRSHTWHVDPLDGTTNFLHGVPIFAVSVGLEREGQLVAGVVYNPATDDMYFAERGQGAYLNNRRLRVAARRDIAEALVSCGIPALGRASLHPRFKAEMAEVMARAGVLRRFGAAALDLAAVAAGFSDAYWERGVKSWDVAAGALLVREAGGFVSTADGADDLLGAGSILAGNEHMHRTMLDILRRVR, encoded by the coding sequence ATGATCCGCTCCGCCCTGATGAACGTCATGACCGCCGCCGTGCTGAAGGCCGGGCGGGGGCTCAAGCGCGACCTCGGCGAGATCGAGAACCTGCAGGTGTCGGTGAAGGGGCCGGGCGACTTCGTCACCGCCGCCGACAAGCGCGCCGAGAAGACGGTGTTCGAGGAGCTGTCGAAGGCCCGCCCCGGCTACGGCTTCGTGATGGAGGAAGGCGGCCGGATCGAGGGCACCGACCGGAGCCACACCTGGCACGTCGACCCGCTCGACGGCACCACCAACTTCCTCCACGGCGTGCCGATCTTCGCCGTGTCGGTGGGGCTGGAGCGCGAAGGCCAGCTCGTGGCCGGCGTGGTCTACAACCCCGCCACCGACGACATGTATTTCGCCGAGCGCGGCCAGGGCGCCTACCTGAACAACCGGCGCCTGCGCGTCGCGGCGCGGCGCGACATCGCGGAAGCGCTGGTGAGCTGCGGCATCCCGGCGCTCGGCCGGGCGTCGCTCCACCCGCGCTTCAAGGCCGAGATGGCCGAGGTGATGGCGCGGGCCGGCGTGCTGCGCCGCTTCGGCGCCGCGGCGCTCGACCTCGCCGCCGTGGCGGCCGGCTTCTCGGACGCCTATTGGGAGCGGGGCGTGAAGTCCTGGGACGTGGCCGCCGGGGCGCTGCTGGTGCGCGAGGCCGGCGGCTTCGTGTCGACGGCGGACGGCGCCGACGACCTGCTCGGCGCGGGCTCGATCCTGGCCGGCAACGAGCACATGCACCGCACCATGCTCGACATCCTGCGCCGGGTGCGGTGA
- a CDS encoding ABC transporter permease, with protein MTAISFSPSRVAAMVTRYSYLLRGSWPRLLDLMYWPTVQLVTWGFIQRFVGSAAVAGGAQGRLAVGAGTLIGAVMLWDVLFRGQLGFTLSFLEEMHSRNIGNLFMSPLRPLEFVAAMMVMSLVRLLLGVVPVTGLAVLFFGFNLWGLGLALGLFFANLILTSWSVGLVVSGFLLRNGLGAEELAWSFMFLLLPLCCVYYPVAVLPGWLQAVSWCLPPTYVFEGLRAALNDGAVRGDLMAEAFAINLALMACGTAAFLWFVRRSREAGTLLQMGE; from the coding sequence ATGACCGCCATCAGCTTCTCGCCGTCCCGCGTCGCCGCCATGGTGACGCGCTATTCGTACCTGCTGCGCGGGTCCTGGCCGCGGCTGCTCGACCTCATGTACTGGCCCACCGTGCAGCTCGTCACCTGGGGCTTCATCCAGCGCTTCGTCGGCTCCGCCGCGGTGGCCGGGGGCGCGCAGGGCCGGCTCGCGGTCGGCGCCGGCACGCTGATCGGCGCCGTGATGCTGTGGGACGTGCTGTTCCGCGGCCAGCTCGGCTTCACGCTGTCCTTCCTCGAGGAGATGCACTCCCGCAACATCGGCAACCTGTTCATGAGCCCGCTGCGCCCGCTGGAGTTCGTCGCCGCCATGATGGTGATGAGCCTCGTGCGCCTCCTGCTGGGCGTCGTGCCCGTCACCGGGCTCGCGGTGCTGTTCTTCGGCTTCAACCTGTGGGGGCTCGGCCTGGCGCTCGGCCTGTTTTTCGCCAACCTGATCCTGACGAGCTGGAGCGTCGGCCTCGTCGTGTCGGGCTTCCTGCTGCGCAACGGCCTCGGCGCGGAGGAGCTCGCGTGGAGCTTCATGTTCCTGCTGCTGCCGCTCTGCTGCGTGTACTACCCCGTGGCGGTGCTGCCGGGCTGGCTGCAGGCCGTGTCCTGGTGCCTGCCGCCCACCTACGTCTTCGAGGGGCTGCGGGCGGCGCTGAACGACGGCGCCGTGCGCGGCGATCTCATGGCGGAAGCCTTCGCGATCAACCTCGCCCTCATGGCCTGCGGCACCGCCGCCTTCCTGTGGTTCGTGCGCCGCTCGCGCGAGGCCGGCACGCTGCTGCAGATGGGTGAATGA
- a CDS encoding GNAT family N-acetyltransferase, with product MTGSGLALRAERACYAVWPALREETVDGWLLRFSGGHTNRANSVNVAAPAMGDLAGRIAACEALYRAEGLPTVFRLSTALPEPGLEEALDAAGYGAPFDSSLVLHADFAASPPRPVGGASLREGRPDARWLDASAALAGLDATAAALRARMLDRIAAPAAFASVEVDGAVAAQACGAVAGGLVCLNAVATAPEHRGRGLAGHAVAAVLRWAAEREGATGACLQMLDDNPPALALYRRLGFTAELSRYHYRRAPAPAANA from the coding sequence GTGACGGGCTCCGGCCTCGCCCTCCGCGCCGAGCGCGCCTGCTACGCCGTCTGGCCGGCGCTGCGTGAGGAGACCGTGGACGGCTGGCTGCTGCGCTTCAGCGGCGGCCACACGAACCGCGCCAACTCGGTCAACGTCGCCGCGCCCGCGATGGGCGACCTCGCCGGCAGGATCGCGGCCTGCGAGGCGCTGTACCGGGCCGAGGGGCTGCCGACCGTGTTCCGCCTGTCGACGGCCCTGCCCGAACCCGGCCTGGAGGAGGCGCTCGACGCCGCCGGCTACGGCGCGCCGTTCGACAGCTCCCTGGTGCTCCACGCCGACTTCGCCGCCTCCCCGCCCAGGCCCGTGGGCGGCGCTTCCCTGCGCGAGGGCCGGCCCGACGCGCGCTGGCTCGACGCTTCGGCGGCGCTGGCGGGGCTCGACGCGACGGCCGCCGCGCTGCGGGCCAGGATGCTCGATCGCATCGCGGCGCCGGCCGCCTTCGCCTCGGTCGAGGTCGACGGCGCCGTCGCGGCCCAGGCCTGCGGCGCGGTCGCGGGCGGGCTCGTCTGCCTCAACGCAGTCGCCACCGCGCCGGAGCACCGCGGGCGCGGGCTCGCGGGCCACGCCGTCGCGGCGGTGCTGCGCTGGGCCGCCGAGCGGGAGGGCGCCACGGGCGCCTGCCTGCAGATGCTCGACGACAACCCGCCGGCGCTGGCGCTGTATCGCCGCCTCGGCTTCACGGCGGAGCTGTCGCGCTACCACTACCGGCGCGCCCCGGCGCCTGCGGCGAACGCCTGA